A stretch of the Clostridium fungisolvens genome encodes the following:
- the fabG gene encoding 3-oxoacyl-[acyl-carrier-protein] reductase: MLKGKTAVITGGSRGIGKAIAIKLAEMGANIVVNYRSSSIDEVLTEIKSFGVNAIGVQCDISNSEDADKLIKTAFAEFGSVDILVNNAGITKDGLIMRMKDQDFDSVINTNLKGTFNTIRSASSIMMKQRSGKIVNLTSVVGITGNAGQANYAASKAGVIGLTKSVARELASRGITCNAVAPGFIETDMTDALSDKVKEATLNTIPLKKLGTTEDVANLVGFLASDLSNYITGQVINVDGGMVM, translated from the coding sequence ATGTTAAAGGGAAAAACTGCAGTAATTACTGGAGGAAGTAGAGGAATAGGAAAAGCTATTGCTATTAAGCTTGCTGAAATGGGAGCTAATATAGTAGTTAACTATAGAAGTAGCTCTATAGACGAAGTTTTAACTGAGATAAAATCATTTGGTGTAAATGCTATAGGTGTGCAATGTGATATATCTAACAGTGAAGACGCTGATAAACTTATAAAGACAGCATTCGCTGAGTTTGGTTCTGTAGATATACTTGTTAACAATGCAGGAATAACTAAAGATGGACTAATAATGAGAATGAAAGATCAAGATTTTGACAGTGTTATAAATACAAATCTTAAAGGTACATTCAATACAATAAGATCAGCATCTTCTATAATGATGAAGCAAAGAAGTGGTAAGATAGTAAACTTGACTTCTGTAGTAGGCATTACTGGAAATGCAGGTCAAGCAAATTATGCTGCATCAAAAGCAGGGGTTATAGGTCTTACTAAATCTGTAGCTAGAGAACTTGCTTCTAGAGGTATAACATGTAATGCGGTAGCACCTGGATTTATAGAAACAGATATGACAGACGCATTATCAGATAAAGTGAAGGAAGCTACACTAAATACAATTCCTTTAAAGAAATTAGGAACTACTGAAGATGTTGCTAATCTTGTAGGATTTTTAGCAAGCGATTTATCAAATTATATTACTGGCCAGGTTATAAATGTTGATGGCGGAATGGTTATGTAA
- the fabF gene encoding beta-ketoacyl-ACP synthase II → MERRVVVTGMGAITPLGNSVDSFWNGIKEGVCGVNEIKAFDTTEQKVKLAAEVKDFVPEEYIDRKEVRRMDRYCQFALAAAQQAVENSKLDLDKVNKERLGVIVGSGIGGLATIEEQTIKLHEKGPTRVSPFFIPMSISNMAAGNIAIRFGAKGICTSVITACASATNSIGEAFRNIKFGYSDIMIAGGAEASITPLGIAGFASMNALSKNENPKRASIPFDKDREGFVMGEGAGILILEELDHALARGAKIYGEVVGYGSTCDAYHMTSPSPEGEGAARAMELAITEGNISKEEVSYINAHGTSTPYNDKFETVAIKRLFGEQAYKVPVSSTKSMTGHLLGAAGAIEAIVAIKAVEENYIPATIGYENVDEDCDLDYVVNTGRNQEVKYVLSNSLGFGGHNGVLLFKKWTER, encoded by the coding sequence ATGGAAAGAAGAGTTGTAGTAACGGGAATGGGAGCGATAACTCCTTTAGGAAATAGTGTTGACTCTTTTTGGAATGGTATTAAAGAAGGCGTTTGTGGAGTAAACGAAATAAAAGCTTTTGATACTACTGAACAAAAAGTAAAACTTGCTGCAGAGGTAAAAGATTTTGTCCCTGAAGAATATATAGACAGAAAAGAAGTTAGAAGAATGGATAGATACTGCCAATTTGCATTAGCTGCAGCACAACAAGCAGTAGAAAATTCAAAATTGGATCTTGATAAAGTTAATAAAGAAAGATTAGGAGTTATTGTTGGTTCAGGTATAGGAGGTCTTGCTACCATAGAAGAACAAACTATAAAACTTCATGAAAAAGGACCTACAAGAGTTTCACCATTTTTCATACCTATGTCAATATCAAACATGGCTGCAGGTAATATAGCTATAAGATTTGGTGCAAAGGGAATATGTACTTCAGTAATAACTGCTTGTGCAAGTGCTACTAATTCTATAGGTGAAGCTTTTAGAAACATAAAATTTGGATATAGTGATATAATGATAGCAGGTGGTGCTGAAGCTTCTATAACACCTCTTGGTATAGCAGGATTTGCATCTATGAATGCTTTATCAAAAAATGAGAACCCTAAGAGAGCATCTATTCCTTTCGATAAAGATAGAGAAGGCTTTGTTATGGGAGAAGGTGCAGGAATACTGATCCTTGAAGAATTAGATCATGCACTAGCAAGAGGAGCAAAGATATATGGAGAAGTAGTTGGATATGGAAGCACTTGTGATGCTTATCACATGACTTCACCTTCACCAGAAGGCGAAGGCGCTGCTAGAGCTATGGAACTTGCTATTACAGAGGGAAACATATCTAAAGAAGAAGTAAGCTATATAAATGCTCATGGAACAAGTACTCCTTACAATGATAAATTTGAGACAGTAGCTATAAAGAGATTATTTGGAGAGCAAGCTTATAAAGTACCAGTTAGTTCAACAAAATCAATGACTGGTCATCTTTTAGGAGCAGCTGGAGCAATAGAAGCTATAGTGGCAATTAAGGCAGTAGAAGAAAACTATATACCAGCTACAATTGGTTATGAAAATGTTGATGAAGACTGTGATTTAGATTATGTAGTGAATACAGGAAGAAATCAAGAAGTTAAGTATGTACTTTCAAATTCCTTAGGATTTGGTGGTCATAATGGTGTACTTCTATTTAAAAAATGGACTGAGAGGTAA
- the accB gene encoding acetyl-CoA carboxylase biotin carboxyl carrier protein, with protein MDYASIKELIGIINSSDLTNFEMEFDGVSLKMSKDNNVSAPKTTTTKEIKAVEASKLEYISESKTEKVVEEVEVKGGTYVNSPIVGTFYTSAGSEKPAFVKVGDKVKKGDVLCIIEAMKIMNEIQSEVDGEIVEVLVSNEQMVEYGQKLFRIK; from the coding sequence ATGGATTATGCTTCAATTAAAGAATTGATTGGAATAATCAATTCTTCTGATCTTACAAACTTCGAAATGGAGTTTGACGGAGTTTCTCTTAAGATGAGTAAAGATAATAATGTGAGTGCTCCAAAAACAACTACAACAAAGGAAATAAAAGCTGTTGAAGCTAGCAAATTAGAATATATATCTGAAAGCAAGACAGAAAAGGTTGTTGAAGAAGTAGAAGTTAAAGGCGGAACGTACGTAAATTCTCCAATAGTAGGAACATTTTATACTTCAGCAGGTAGTGAGAAACCAGCTTTTGTAAAGGTTGGAGATAAAGTGAAAAAAGGCGATGTACTTTGTATCATAGAGGCTATGAAGATTATGAACGAAATACAAAGCGAAGTGGATGGAGAAATTGTTGAAGTACTAGTTTCTAACGAACAGATGGTAGAATACGGCCAGAAGTTGTTCAGAATTAAATAA
- the fabZ gene encoding 3-hydroxyacyl-ACP dehydratase FabZ, with translation MLDIKQIQEIIPHRYPFLLIDRVLELEEGKRAVAIKNVTANENFFQGHFPGHPVMPGVLIVEALAQTGAVALLSLEENKGKIAFFGRIDKVKFRRQVVPGDTLRLEVEIIKAKGPAGIGKGIAYVGDEKAVEGEFMFAIGD, from the coding sequence ATGTTAGATATAAAGCAAATACAAGAAATAATTCCACATAGATATCCATTTCTATTAATAGATAGAGTTTTAGAACTTGAAGAAGGAAAGAGAGCAGTAGCAATAAAAAATGTGACAGCAAATGAAAACTTCTTTCAAGGACATTTTCCAGGTCATCCAGTAATGCCAGGAGTTTTAATAGTTGAAGCTTTAGCGCAAACAGGAGCTGTAGCATTACTTTCGTTAGAAGAAAATAAAGGTAAGATAGCTTTCTTTGGCCGCATCGATAAAGTTAAATTTAGAAGACAGGTAGTTCCTGGAGATACTTTAAGACTTGAAGTTGAGATAATTAAAGCAAAAGGACCAGCTGGTATAGGAAAAGGCATAGCATACGTAGGCGATGAAAAAGCTGTTGAAGGCGAGTTTATGTTCGCTATAGGAGACTAA
- a CDS encoding acetyl-CoA carboxylase biotin carboxylase subunit: MIRKILIANRGEIAVRIIRACREMGIETVAVYSEADRDSLHAQVADEAVCIGPAKSKDSYLNMGNIISAAVLTGAQAIHPGFGFLSENSVFARMCEECNIKFIGPSPSTIEMMGDKSKAREVMIDAGVPVVPGTEGIIETLEEAYNSAENIGYPVMVKASAGGGGKGIRIVHKREELEKAYETAKSEAKVNFGDDRIYMEKFIENPRHIEFQILGDEHGNIIHLGERDCSLQRRNQKVLEEAPSVVLDKDLRDRMGNAAVKAAKAVDYKNAGTIEFLLDKNGRFYFMEMNTRIQVEHPVTEMVTGIDLVKEQIKIAAGEKLSITQESLEIKGHAIECRINAENPHRNFAPSPGKIEFLFMPGGNGVRIDSAVYNGYVIPPHYDSMIAKLIVFGKTREEAIEKMKRALWEFTIDGIDNNIDFQLEILNHPKFIDGKFDTGFINKEIIK; the protein is encoded by the coding sequence ATGATAAGAAAGATACTTATAGCCAATAGAGGAGAAATAGCAGTAAGAATAATAAGAGCATGTAGAGAGATGGGAATAGAAACTGTAGCTGTTTACTCAGAAGCAGATAGAGATTCCCTGCATGCACAAGTTGCTGATGAAGCAGTTTGTATAGGACCTGCAAAATCTAAGGATAGCTATTTAAATATGGGCAATATAATCAGTGCCGCAGTACTTACAGGAGCACAGGCTATTCACCCAGGATTCGGATTTTTATCAGAGAACTCAGTATTTGCAAGAATGTGTGAAGAATGCAATATTAAGTTTATAGGACCATCACCTAGTACTATAGAAATGATGGGAGATAAATCAAAAGCAAGAGAAGTAATGATAGATGCTGGAGTTCCAGTTGTTCCTGGAACAGAAGGTATTATAGAAACTTTAGAAGAAGCTTATAATAGTGCTGAGAATATAGGATATCCTGTTATGGTAAAAGCTTCTGCTGGTGGTGGCGGAAAAGGTATTAGAATTGTTCATAAAAGGGAAGAATTAGAGAAGGCATATGAAACAGCAAAAAGTGAAGCAAAGGTAAACTTTGGAGATGACAGGATCTATATGGAAAAGTTTATAGAAAATCCTAGACATATAGAGTTTCAGATATTAGGTGATGAGCACGGAAACATAATTCACCTAGGAGAAAGAGACTGTTCACTTCAAAGAAGAAACCAAAAGGTTTTAGAAGAAGCTCCTTCTGTTGTTTTAGACAAGGACTTGAGAGACAGAATGGGAAATGCTGCAGTAAAAGCTGCAAAAGCTGTGGACTATAAAAATGCCGGAACTATAGAATTTCTTCTTGATAAAAATGGAAGATTCTACTTTATGGAAATGAACACTAGAATACAGGTTGAGCATCCAGTCACTGAGATGGTTACAGGTATTGACTTAGTGAAAGAGCAAATTAAAATAGCAGCAGGAGAAAAACTTTCAATTACACAAGAGAGCTTAGAGATAAAGGGTCATGCTATTGAGTGTAGAATAAACGCCGAAAATCCACATAGAAACTTTGCACCTTCTCCAGGAAAGATAGAATTTCTTTTCATGCCAGGAGGAAATGGTGTAAGAATTGACAGTGCAGTGTATAATGGATATGTAATTCCACCTCATTATGATTCTATGATAGCGAAACTAATAGTTTTTGGTAAAACTAGAGAAGAAGCTATAGAAAAGATGAAAAGAGCCTTGTGGGAATTCACTATAGATGGTATTGATAATAATATAGACTTTCAATTAGAAATATTGAATCATCCGAAATTTATAGATGGAAAGTTTGATACCGGATTTATAAATAAGGAAATAATAAAATAA
- the accD gene encoding acetyl-CoA carboxylase, carboxyltransferase subunit beta: MGLFKKKKYFTVPMNVETSKAEEENQPAIPDGMWVKCNSCGKIIYKKEIDENHKICTNCGGYFRMSADERIASIIDRGTFKEFNYGMIAKNPLNFPGYKDKLIESQEKSGITDGVTTGLGKVNGKNVVLAVMDSNFMMGSMGSVVGEKITQAIEIATARKEPVIIFTCSGGARMQEGILSLMQMAKTSAALKRHDEAGLLYISVITDPTTGGVTASFASLGDIILAEPKALIGFAGRRVIEQTIKQKLPDEFQTSEFLLEHGFVDKIVKREEMKETLSVLLLLHGCK; this comes from the coding sequence ATGGGATTGTTTAAAAAGAAAAAATATTTTACTGTTCCTATGAATGTAGAAACAAGTAAGGCAGAGGAGGAGAATCAACCTGCAATTCCGGATGGAATGTGGGTTAAATGCAACTCCTGTGGAAAGATTATATACAAAAAAGAAATAGATGAAAATCATAAAATCTGCACTAACTGTGGTGGATACTTTAGAATGTCTGCAGATGAGAGAATAGCATCAATAATTGATAGGGGAACTTTTAAGGAATTTAACTATGGAATGATAGCTAAAAATCCATTAAATTTCCCTGGATACAAAGATAAGCTTATTGAAAGTCAAGAAAAATCAGGTATCACTGACGGAGTAACTACTGGTCTTGGAAAGGTGAACGGCAAAAATGTAGTATTAGCTGTTATGGATAGTAATTTTATGATGGGTAGTATGGGCTCTGTAGTAGGAGAAAAGATAACTCAAGCTATAGAGATTGCCACAGCTAGAAAAGAACCAGTAATTATCTTTACATGTTCTGGTGGAGCTAGAATGCAGGAAGGCATTCTTTCACTAATGCAAATGGCGAAAACAAGTGCTGCTTTAAAGCGACATGATGAGGCAGGTTTATTATATATATCAGTTATTACAGATCCTACAACTGGTGGAGTTACAGCTTCTTTTGCCAGTCTAGGTGATATAATTTTGGCTGAACCTAAAGCTCTTATAGGTTTCGCAGGAAGAAGAGTAATAGAACAGACCATAAAACAAAAGCTTCCAGATGAATTTCAAACTTCTGAGTTTTTATTAGAACATGGCTTTGTTGATAAAATAGTGAAGAGAGAAGAAATGAAGGAAACTTTATCAGTACTTCTTTTGCTTCATGGATGTAAATAA
- a CDS encoding acetyl-CoA carboxylase carboxyltransferase subunit alpha yields MSEVLSAWERLMIARMADRPTALDYIDRIFTSFVELHGDRSFGDDKSIVSGIGMLDGEPVTIIGIQRGRDIKENIERNFGSPNPEGYRKALRHMKMAEKFNRPIICLVDTKGAFCGVGAEERGQGEAIAKNLMEMAGMNVPMISIIIGEGGSGGALALALADRVWMLENSIYSILSPEGFASILWKDSKRAKEAAEVMKITSLDLYKMGVIDKIIKEPVGGAQKDVDFVSISIKENLVKELKVLKEKTKEELLEFRYRRFRKYGEFDYI; encoded by the coding sequence ATGAGTGAAGTATTAAGTGCATGGGAAAGATTAATGATAGCACGTATGGCTGATAGGCCAACTGCTTTAGATTATATTGATAGAATATTTACTTCTTTTGTTGAACTTCATGGAGATAGATCCTTTGGAGATGACAAATCTATAGTTAGCGGTATTGGAATGTTAGATGGTGAACCTGTTACTATAATTGGCATTCAAAGAGGAAGAGATATTAAGGAAAATATAGAAAGAAATTTTGGAAGCCCAAATCCAGAAGGATATAGGAAAGCTTTGAGACATATGAAGATGGCTGAAAAGTTCAATAGGCCTATAATATGTCTAGTAGATACAAAAGGAGCTTTCTGTGGTGTAGGAGCTGAAGAAAGAGGCCAAGGAGAAGCAATTGCAAAAAACCTTATGGAGATGGCTGGCATGAATGTTCCTATGATATCTATAATAATAGGCGAAGGTGGAAGCGGTGGTGCACTTGCTTTAGCTTTAGCGGATAGAGTATGGATGCTTGAAAACTCAATATATTCAATTCTTTCACCAGAAGGTTTCGCATCTATATTGTGGAAGGATTCAAAAAGAGCTAAGGAAGCTGCTGAAGTTATGAAGATAACATCTTTGGATCTATATAAGATGGGTGTCATCGATAAGATAATAAAAGAACCTGTTGGTGGGGCTCAAAAAGATGTGGATTTTGTAAGTATAAGCATAAAGGAAAACCTAGTAAAAGAACTTAAAGTTCTAAAAGAAAAAACAAAAGAAGAATTACTAGAGTTTAGATATAGAAGATTTAGAAAATATGGTGAATTTGATTATATATAA
- a CDS encoding biotin--[acetyl-CoA-carboxylase] ligase, which translates to MKEKILEILKESKDFVSGETICKEFGITRSAVWKSIKSLKEDGYNIESYTKKGYKLIFSPDHLNKSELKPYLNNSNFVKDILYFDSIDSTNTYSKKIATEAKDGTVVIAEEQTLGKGRFDRTWISPKYKGIWFSVILKPAIDPILVTRITQVAAAAVHLAMLKHGFNTMIKWPNDIILNNKKIGGILIEMSCELSQINYIVIGMGINVNLESSDFPEEVIDKATSLRIEGSKVVDRKILLADILNNFEILYKEFLLNGSVQTALDICKSNSSVLGKDIKIIHRGNETFAKAIDLNEDGNLMVSYEDGSVRPLYSGEVSIRGLNGYV; encoded by the coding sequence ATGAAGGAAAAAATTTTAGAAATACTAAAGGAAAGTAAAGATTTCGTATCTGGTGAAACTATCTGCAAGGAATTTGGAATAACAAGATCTGCAGTATGGAAAAGCATAAAATCTTTGAAGGAAGACGGATACAATATAGAGTCCTACACAAAAAAAGGTTATAAGCTTATATTCTCTCCAGATCATTTGAATAAATCAGAGCTAAAGCCTTATTTAAACAACAGCAACTTTGTTAAAGATATCTTATATTTTGACTCGATAGACTCCACAAATACCTATAGTAAAAAAATAGCCACCGAAGCCAAAGACGGAACTGTTGTTATTGCCGAAGAGCAAACCTTAGGTAAAGGTCGCTTTGATAGAACATGGATATCGCCTAAATATAAGGGCATATGGTTCTCAGTTATATTAAAACCAGCCATTGACCCAATATTGGTTACTAGAATAACCCAAGTTGCTGCTGCAGCAGTACATTTAGCAATGCTTAAACATGGATTTAATACTATGATAAAATGGCCAAATGATATAATCCTTAACAATAAAAAAATTGGTGGAATTTTAATTGAGATGAGTTGTGAACTATCTCAAATTAATTACATAGTAATTGGCATGGGAATCAATGTGAATCTGGAATCATCAGATTTTCCTGAAGAAGTTATAGATAAAGCAACTTCTCTTAGGATAGAAGGTTCTAAAGTAGTTGATAGAAAAATCCTTTTAGCTGATATCCTTAATAATTTTGAAATACTTTACAAAGAATTCCTACTAAACGGCTCTGTACAGACAGCTTTAGACATATGTAAATCAAATTCATCAGTTTTAGGAAAAGATATAAAGATAATACATAGAGGAAATGAAACTTTTGCGAAAGCAATAGATTTAAATGAAGATGGGAACCTTATGGTTTCCTATGAAGATGGTAGTGTAAGACCTCTTTATTCTGGAGAAGTCTCAATAAGAGGATTAAATGGGTATGTATAA
- a CDS encoding metal ABC transporter permease has translation MFELEFMRNAFLAGFIISLLCPCIGLFLVLKRYSMIGDTLSHSSFAGVAIGLVFGFNPIITAFIFTSVCAIVIELLRDYFKKYAELVMSIILTLSLGIAIVLISSGKASAKVNSYLFGSILTVSKSDLYLISIIGLICFVTIALLYKKLIYTTFDEEGAKVSGINVKLVNYIFTLIVGATISVSIRVMGILVISSIIVVPVATAMQMKKGFSVTLILSMIFGVIDILVGLITSYYFNSAPGGTIALTSVALLIIVLILFKKE, from the coding sequence ATGTTTGAACTTGAGTTTATGAGGAATGCCTTTCTTGCAGGATTTATTATATCACTGTTATGTCCCTGTATAGGTTTATTCTTAGTTTTAAAAAGATACTCTATGATTGGAGATACGTTATCACATTCGTCTTTTGCTGGAGTAGCAATCGGATTAGTTTTTGGTTTTAACCCAATAATTACAGCATTTATTTTCACATCCGTATGCGCCATTGTAATAGAGTTATTAAGAGATTACTTTAAAAAGTATGCAGAACTTGTAATGTCTATAATTTTAACATTAAGTTTAGGTATAGCCATTGTATTAATAAGTAGTGGTAAAGCCAGTGCCAAAGTTAACAGTTATCTCTTTGGAAGTATTTTGACTGTTTCTAAAAGCGATTTGTATCTCATAAGCATTATAGGATTGATATGCTTTGTAACCATAGCACTACTTTATAAGAAATTAATATATACAACCTTTGATGAAGAAGGTGCAAAAGTATCTGGAATCAATGTAAAATTGGTCAACTACATTTTTACATTAATTGTAGGTGCAACCATATCTGTTTCTATAAGGGTCATGGGAATATTAGTTATATCCTCCATAATTGTAGTTCCTGTGGCTACAGCTATGCAGATGAAAAAGGGTTTTTCAGTTACTTTAATCCTTTCAATGATTTTTGGAGTTATAGATATTTTAGTAGGACTTATAACATCCTATTATTTTAATTCTGCTCCAGGTGGTACTATAGCCTTAACTTCAGTAGCTTTATTAATAATAGTACTCATACTCTTTAAAAAAGAATGA
- a CDS encoding metal ABC transporter ATP-binding protein, whose translation MIKVKDLCFSYTGKEPYILNNINLHIPKGAFVSVIGPNGSSKTTLVKLMLNQLSPNKGKVELNTSKIGYVPQKVDSFNSQFTITVKEVLDCHANALNLKDKSSINRALEKVNMLQYCNKLIGALSGGQQQKIFISRALMGEPELLFLDELSTGVDHLSQKEIYDLIRKLNQQHKITVISVEHNLRMAIDYSTHILELYEGSATLYEVDQYKKIISDNRIYLDRKVE comes from the coding sequence TTGATAAAAGTTAAAGATTTATGTTTTTCATATACAGGTAAAGAACCTTATATATTAAATAACATTAATTTACATATTCCAAAAGGAGCTTTTGTTTCAGTAATAGGTCCTAACGGTAGTTCTAAAACTACATTAGTTAAATTAATGTTAAACCAATTATCGCCTAATAAAGGCAAAGTAGAACTTAATACAAGTAAAATAGGTTATGTTCCACAAAAAGTTGATAGCTTTAATTCTCAGTTTACCATTACAGTCAAAGAAGTATTAGACTGCCATGCTAACGCTCTTAATCTTAAGGATAAATCATCTATAAATAGAGCTCTTGAGAAAGTCAACATGCTTCAGTATTGTAATAAACTTATCGGTGCCCTTTCAGGTGGACAGCAACAAAAGATTTTTATATCTAGAGCATTAATGGGAGAGCCTGAATTATTATTTTTAGATGAATTGAGTACAGGGGTAGACCATTTATCTCAGAAAGAAATTTATGACTTAATAAGAAAGCTTAATCAACAGCACAAAATAACTGTAATTTCTGTAGAACATAATTTAAGAATGGCAATAGATTACTCTACACATATCCTTGAACTTTATGAAGGTTCAGCAACACTGTATGAAGTAGATCAATACAAAAAGATAATCAGTGACAATAGAATTTACTTAGATAGGAAGGTAGAATAG
- a CDS encoding DUF6762 family protein: protein MDFSSLVLIEKDKETGNILSELGSYSVNEGAVYVTKLYCIDNEVSLYFDTKRDVEEWEYSAIFDLFEIEAFEELGYKIQEKDEEYNPTWVVSFPYDTEHEETRAVINELCSIIKDKIEKVFEDIKGKEDEYK from the coding sequence ATGGATTTTTCATCATTAGTACTTATAGAGAAAGATAAGGAAACAGGAAATATATTAAGTGAGTTAGGCAGCTACTCAGTAAATGAAGGTGCTGTTTATGTTACAAAATTATATTGTATAGATAATGAAGTAAGTTTATATTTTGACACAAAGAGAGATGTGGAAGAATGGGAATATTCAGCTATATTTGATCTTTTTGAGATAGAAGCTTTTGAAGAACTTGGTTACAAAATACAGGAAAAGGATGAAGAATATAATCCAACTTGGGTGGTAAGTTTTCCATATGATACTGAGCATGAGGAGACTAGAGCTGTTATTAACGAATTATGTTCTATTATAAAGGATAAAATAGAAAAAGTTTTTGAAGATATTAAAGGTAAGGAAGATGAATATAAATAG